TTGTTCGATGGTGCTTAGTCAATGATACTACATGGGTAGGTTAAGCACATGTGGGGAACATCTCGAACTTTGATTGCTGCCGTGAACGAATGACGCGAGTAAATTTCTttttattcgcaaaaaaaaaaaattgaTGGCGAAGCGCAAAACTCATAACCATGTACTTTCGACATTACCGTTGTGCCACTCGAAATAGGAACATTACAATCATCCATGTTTTCAGAAATTCAAACACCAGCACTTTCGACAATATTTAGAGAAGGCACTTTAATTGTAATAAAACTATGAAACAATGCACCTGACACCTATACAGACCAGTCTTGTAAAAACTAGTTGACATTTTCTTGAACATGTTGCGAACCATTTTTATTGTTACAATGCTGAAAATGTCCCCTGACTAGCCAATCATACAAAAATAACAACGCCGTCCCATTTTTTTTCTGAGAAACGCCAAAAAAAAATTTGAAGGGCTGGGAAACGCCAACTTTATTGTTTATCTCGCCCAAGTACAAAGTCTGAAAGTTTAGCAAATAAACATCCAAGAAATGGGAAATACACCGGTAGAGCCTCACTCCACATCTTGAGTGCTAAACATAATTGTACCCGCCACAGAGGGCCAAAATGAAAAGTACGTCACCCTCCCTGATATAAGGGGGTCTCTCGCTTCTCTACGCTCCTCCCCCACTCCGTTCAGTCATTCCTAGCTGAAAAGAAAGAGAAGCACTACCATTTCTACAGAAGAAACTACTCCATCGATCTCCATGGAAATCTACGGTGACCTCGAGGCCGGCTGCCTCAGCCACTCCGTCTCTCCCATCAAGCCGGCGTCCCCGCCGAGGAAGGCCGGGCCGGGCCGCCTCTTCTGCGACCCCTgcgacgacgccggcgagctcctcgGCCACCACCACTACCTGGACATCTGCTTCAGCTGCCGGAAGCTCCTCGCCGGGAACAAAGACATCTTCATGTACAGGTGAATACGCGCTACTACCCCAACAGGCTCTGATCTCTCCTTTTTGTCACCTCTGCCCAAGAATTGTCTCTGATGGTGGCTTGATTATTTTGTGTTGCAGAGGTGACACGCCCTTCTGTAGCGAGGAGTGCAGGCAGGAGCAGATCGAGATCGACGAGGCGAGGGAGAAGCGGTCGAATCAGACCGGGAGGGCGGAGGAGCAGCGGCAGAGGCAGCAGCAGAAGCAGAGCACCCCGAGGATCCCCGTCTGGGCGTGGTAGCAGCTTTCCGGCAACCAATCCGAACGTAGGATTTTCAGCAGCAGTTCGTGAACAAAAGCTCGATGATGGGTTGGGAAGCCTAGATCCAGTTGAGGGAAGCTTGGATCGCCGGTTCGACGGGACGACCACCACCTGCAGGCAGCAAACCTGCTGCATCTTTTATGCTGTCTCTGAACCGCAGGGATGGGTTCTCACCCTTTTGATCTCCGAAGATGGAGACTAAGAGTTAAATTTTGTGTGTGAATTATCGCTGGTTTTTTGTTCTTGTGTCGCGTAAGGTGTACCATAGCCTGCCTGTCGATATGAAAGAAAGTGAGAGGCATAACAAAAGCTCTCTCAGTTTTCAAATCAGTTCTGCTGTGTTCTTGCCTGTTGTTCCATGCTTCCACGGATGCTTCCGCTCATAACAGTGGACACAATATTAAGATTTAAAACTGAATTTATTCGTTTTGCCCCACGAACGCCATCGCCGTTCTCTACCGTACCATAGGAATTTAAGGCCGTTCCTGtttaaaaaataataatcaaaACTACGGGAGGCCGTTGCCTGCTACTGTGTGCATAGAGCAGAGGCAGAGGACCAACCAACGGCCCTGTTGGTTCTTGGTGGAGCAGAGCGCGGGTAAACTCTGGAAAGTCCAGAGAGAAAACAAGTGGTGCCTTCCGTTTCTTACTGAAGAAATGATAGCCGTGAACGAGTTGTTAATTAGACGTTTGCTTCAACAAGAAAAAAAGCAAAGAAGCAATGTGCTCAACATGAGCAATAAAGTTCCACACATACATGAGTGAATGAAGTAATAAAGAAAATAAAGATCTTCTCTTTCGGCCACACATCGGGTGGTTTCATTCGCGAGGCCTGTTTCTCGGAAACTTACATGAGGCAACGGCTAGCAACAAAAAAAAAAAGGACTGGCGCATTTTACTTCACCATTTTTCTCCCCACGAAAGCTGCCTGGCTAGTGGATCTCGGCCGGAGTACACCTTACGTGCAAGGCCCACCCGTCAGCTGCCGTCGTATtattaagaaaaaacaaaaggcTCGTACGTGTAACATGTACCAATACGGTTGGTTATACGGCAATACCGCCGACGGTTCTAGAGCGACCTGCCTGACCTCATACCCTGCGCACATCGCCGTGAACATACGCTAAACTACAAACCATGCTGGCCCTAGTACGGTAGTACCCGACCTTTTTGATTAAAATTAAAAACGTAGCAACAACAAATCTATCTCATCCAGCAAGCCCGTAGATTTCACCATGCCTGCAGTACTGCACTGCATGTGCAGCGGAGAATCGTTCAGGCAAATCTAGGCCTTAAACAAGCTTATTCAAGGCTTCAGTAGTGGGAAAGCTCTCGGATTCCCTCGCCACGTTACGGCCACCTACGGACGGGCGGAGCCCATGCGCGCACGAGACGTCGTCGGGTCGTTTTGCCTTCGGCCGGGAGGAACCAGCTCGCGAAAGGCATCTCGGGTGCCGGTGGTTCGGGGGGCACCGGCCGGAGCCCCGCACGTGGCCGGATCGCGCCCATGCGCACGCCGTGGTGCTCTGCGCCAGCCAGCGCCGCCCCCCGACGACCTCCCGCCTGCCATGCCCCCTCCGCTCGCTACACGCAGCGAACGGATCGAAGCTCCGTCTAGTCGCCGCCATGTGACGCTCCACGAGGAAAACATGGAAGGTAAAGGAGGCCATGCATGCGGGCGCGTGGCTGTCCAAAATCAAGCTCCCCAACAACTGAACAATGGAGCACATCCGGCAGCTTGTCACGCTTTAGCCGAGCGCCATCCCTCTCGCCGTGGACGCCGAGGACACCATCACCTGGAAGCATACTGCCAGCGGAATCTACTCGGCCACATCCGCGTACAGTGCGCAACTCCTTGGGCTGGTCAGCTCGCCCATGGGCTTCGCCGTTTGGAAATCATGCCGGGAGAGTAGTGGCTTTGTAATATTTTCTTTCGCTTTTCTTGTAAAAGCAACTCTAAACTccttcttaattaatggatgaggcaaagcttttgcctccgtttcgaaaagaaaagaaaagttccATGGCCGTTCTAGCAGTTGTTGGATACGGTGAAGGAGATTCTATCACGGCGTGTCACTGTGGCACCGGTTATTGTCTCGGCGTTGGTTGCCGTGAACGAGATGCTACGGCGTGTCACTGTGGCACCGGTTGATGTCCCGGCCTTGGACTGGCCTGGAGTGTTGTtttctcggaggaggaggagggcgacgaCGGCGAAGACGAGAGATTTGAACGGTAAACCGGGGGCTTGCTTACAATGGTTTTAATGGCGGGCCGCTTTCGACGACGACGGGCGCTCTTGTCGTGCTCTGACCTAAAAGGACGCCTGCGAAGGCGACAAGAGCTGTGCTCTTTTTTCTCCCCCACGGGGGCGGGAGGGATGTGCTCATTCCGCGCTGTCAAGACAACGACACCCCGGTGACATATGTACACGGGTTTGCATAATTTACCTGCAACTTGGCAGAAAACAAAACCAATACTGTGTGGGAGGTGCTGTCATTCATTTCCCTGCTGTCATTTTGCATCTGAATTGGTCCAAGCAAGAACGTATTCAGTCTAGTGCAGTGCGTCAATGGGTGCAGACTATTTCAGCACATGTCCGCTGGGTACGGTGGTAAAGACATGGGTGGATCACGTTTATCAAACCCAAGTAATTTAAGCATCTTCGAGCATCTTCAATAGGTAATGTAAATTTGGAGATGTAAAAGCGGATGTTGTTCATCACAATTTTTTTTTTTTACATCTACAAAAAGTCTCTACTCCAACCGATGATGTATATTTGGTGATGTAAAACTCCAACTCGAGCTGATGACGGCTGCGATGCAGCCGCTATACAATAGCAGTTCCGCGCGCCATTTGAAATAAAAGCACcccaaattaaaatttaaaatttcATCTATCCACAATATCAAATTATTACATAATTCATCAAATCCACAACATGAAACACAAATGCAACAAAGTTCTGACATAACACAACAAACAAAGCATGAAACTAGGCGGTTCTTTCGCCATGCCATTTCCAGTATTCCTTCATCAAGTCTTTTTGAAGTTCATCATATGTATCGGAATCTCTAATTTCATTGAACACCTTCATGAAATGTCTGGTTCGCTTCTCCTTTCTCACCGGTATAACATGTACGCCCATGAGATCATCGAAGGTGCAATCCAAATCATGTCCACGCTCattctcaatgatcatgttatgcatcaTCACGCAAGCTGTCATTGTACCAAAGGTTGTTTTTATCCCAGAATCTAGACGGTCCtcgcacaatagcaaattgggatcGCAAAATCCCAAATGCCCTCTTAAAATCTTTCCCTATCCGCCGCTTGAGCATTGTGAAAGTAGAGTTTTTTCTTACCTTGGAGGGTTTGGATTGGCTTGACAAACGTACTCCACCTCGGATAGATCCCATCTGCAAGGTAGTATCCATAGTTGTATGTGCGGCCATTTGCCTCGAAGGTCACCGGTGGAGCTTCTCCATTGGCTAACTTGGCAAAAAGAGGTGACCAGCTGAGCACATTGATGTCGTTCCAAGATCGAGACATCCCAAAATATGAATGCCAAATCCATATTTCTTGATCGGCAACGGCCTCAAGAATGATGGTGGCATCATTTCAAGCGTCCCTTAAATTGTCCATGCCATGCTTTAGGACAATTCTTTCACTTCGAGTGCATCCAATCGATGGATCCAACCATACCTGAAATCAAAACCCATGGGTTTTGTTCATGTTCAAAAGCTTCTGAGTGTTTAGAGCATTGGGTGATCTGTGGACCAAACACTTCTACCGTAGTCTTTGCAAGTTGTTTGACATAAAAGGTAGAAGTGCTCTTTGTCATCGCCAAATTGTCATCAATGTAGTCTGCCGGAACACCATAGACAGGGCCGTCCCTTTAAAATCCGGGGCCCGGTGCGAAATCAATATTAGGGCCTATATTTTGAAAATATAAATTAAAATATTTAGTATAAATTATTGCGAATTCAAattttatcataaaaaatacaccTTGCCAAAATGAAAATATAAAGAAATATCAGAAAGAACAGAAATTATCAGAGTAGCTAGAAACTAGGGGTGAAAGGTTGATGAACATAAACGGCAGCACAGGGATCGGATCGTGAAGGGTTTTAGACATTGTCCATGGATTTTATGTATGTCCTCATTTATTTTAGCTCTTAAAAGCTCATTAATACCAAATCCCTTGACCAGTAATAATCCCCCCACCGCCGCCGCTAGTCAtccagtccgcctcctcctcctcgccgctgccACCGGCCGCCTCCGGCCGGCCAGCCGGTGGCGGCGGGACCTACAGGCCATCTCCTCCTCTACTCTTTCTCTGCTCCCTTGTGATCGATCTCAGCGATGAGCACTGCTGCAGTCTCCCATAACAAGGTTCTGATGGATCTTGGGGTGGCTTTGACGAGATGCGTTCACTGCCTTGGCTCCCAGCAATAAGGTCTACACCCATGGTCACTGCCCACGCAACTATGCCCGGATGCCACGCCATGAGGTCCGCGCTAATGGTGGTAGATCTCGTGGCGGTGGCCGACTCTTGTGCAGCGGCTAGGCACGTGTATGCAGACATTGCGCCGCCGGCGTGTTCTGCTCCTCGCGCCAAAGTGGCCTTGGCCAGTTGTGCACGGTCTGGATCTTCGGCCTACAGCGTCGGCCTCGGCCTCGCTGGGGTTGTGATGCTACCGAAAGGTCTTCATGAGGGTTCCTCCCTTCAGATCTGGTGGTTGAGTTTGGTGGCGAGATGCAAACTATGGACATCAGCTTGACGCAGAGGGATGGTTGTGCAGCGGCGGCGGTCCACATCGCATGTAGCTGTTTGGATTGcgaaaaagtggtggcgacaacacatgtGTGGCATTCATGGTGGTGCTATTTAAGCacccggtctcgagctccggggtgaaaagCTAGGTCCAACCtgagttggttatacctggcaatggcgatgtttttacgtcgttaccttgttgaaggcattgctcggatatgcttggACTGGTTCTTCAGGATGAAAATCTAGATTCTGGCCTTGAATGGTTGGATCCAGCGACGGCGGCGCTTAAGCATcactcccttcctgaaggcgttgctttTGAAGAACCTCATCGTCCATGTGGTGTCATGAGGTAGTTGGTGCGAATATGGTCATTTGTTGTAGTTTGCTGATTCGCGGATCTGAtcactttctctttttcttttctttgcctacgcatagctttggtcttgtatgactttgctatttgctggCATGTTTTTGGTGTGTGTGTAGTGTTGGTTGTGTGTATCCTAACTATGTAGAGGCCGGGTGTgtactcattgtgtttgtatcctcttgatgcttcattttgagtcaataaaatccatcCTTTATCGGAAAAAATCCCTTGACCAGTAATACTAATCTCTGGTTTTGGGCCCCCTGGAATTTGGAGGCCCTGTGCAACCGCTCCGAATGCATATGCCAACATACGGGCCTGACCATAGGCCATCATGCGTAAAGAGGCAGTGACCTTCTGCTCGGTGCTATGTCTAAGCAAACCGGCACAATTCCTCCTCTGCTGAAAGGATCGATCATGCTGATTCACGGAATTGCAAATGTGGAAGAACAAATCTTTGCACATCCTAAATTGGGGATGAAAGTACCTCTCTGGAAAAATGGGTGATGTACCAAAATAGTTACGCACAAAAGTCTCGTGCGCGTGAAACCTTTATCTCTGCATAAACTCATGACAAAACACGGAACCGTCGTGCTTCAGTTTCTTCCTCTTGTGCATCGCTACTAGCATAGCAATGTCCGCTTCTTCGGTCAAATCAAATTCCTCATCCGACAAGGAATCGTCCACGAAAGAGGAGTCACGCGAGCTCATCTACAATACAAAAATCACCGTCACGCTGCATCTTCAAGCCCGATAAAAAAACTCCTAATTTGCACCTTTTTTTACCTTGGGGGAATTTGCTCGAACACGTTGCGTGCGGGGTGGAAAAAATCGTCCGGCGGCAGTTTGGAGAGTTGATGGGCGGCACGAAGCCCGTATGGGGTGGCCGACGGCTGCAGACGGCCTCTGGACGCCCGCGTGGCCGCTGGAGGACTCCGCTTGTGGGTTGCGGTGGTCGCGTGGCTACCCCTTTTAGCTCTGGCGGTGGGCAACGACTACCTAAAGGCGGCCGAGAGTTTCTACAACCATTATGGCCGCCGAAGCTCTGGCGAATATCCGAATCGGCCGCGCAGTCGTAGGCGGGGCACAATCAAATCGGCGACAACAGTGGCTACGGCGGCGTGGCTGGCGGCTAGGTCGGAGATGGACGGGTGGGTGCATTTCCGGGCAAAAATGTCGGCGGCAGAGGCGGGCGGGCATCGAACGGGCGGGCGGGTGGAACTTTCAGTTCGGTAGTTGGATGTTCGCGCGCGGTTGGCCGTTTTGCATCACGAGGGAGGtggagatgcaaatttgcatctccaACTCTTTTATTTTACTTCACTTGGAGGAGGTGATGTATTTTTTTACATCTACATCATCTGTTGAAGCAGCGCTTTTAAGCCTCGGACATGAAAAAGCAGTTATTTATACATCTACATCatctactagagatgctcttatgCAATCTAAACGGGAAATGGTTGTTAGGACTTAGGAGTAAGAATGTTGTACCAATGGAAAAGTATTATCCGATTCATTTCTCCGCGCTTTACCATGCGCGAAGATCGATGTAGAGAGTGGTCCTTGgtatctaagagcatctacaagcGCGATCACCAAAATCAGCCCCTCAAAAACCCGCGGATGCACCCGGACACTCCTAAAgtaacttgatacgtctccaacgtatctataattttttattgttccatgctattatattatctgttttggatgtttaatgggctttactaagaacttttatattatttttgggactacctattaACCGAATGCCTAGTgaaaattactgtttttttgcctgtttcagtgtttcgcagaaaaggaataccaaacggagtccaaatggaatgaaaccttcgggagagttagttttggaacaaacgtgatacagaggacttggagtggacgtcaagaaagaagcgaggaggccacgaggcagggaggcgcgcccccaccctcgtgggcccctcgcagctccaccgacctacttcttcctcctatgtatacccatataccctgaaaacatccaggagcaccacaaaaccctatttccaccgccgcaaccttctgtacccgtgagatcccatcttgggcccttttccgacgctccgccaaagggggaatcgatcacggagggcttctacatcaacaccatagcctctccgatgatgtgtgagtagtttaccacagaccttcgggtccatagttattagctagatgacttcttctctctctttgtatctcaatacaaagttctcctcgattctcttggagatctattcgatgtaactctttttgcggtgtgtttgtcgagatccgatgaattgtgggtttatgatcaagattatctatgaacaatatttgaatatcctctgaattcttttatgtataatttgttatctttgcaagtctcttcgaattatccgtttggtttgggctactagattgatctttcttgcaatgggagaagtgc
This region of Triticum aestivum cultivar Chinese Spring chromosome 2D, IWGSC CS RefSeq v2.1, whole genome shotgun sequence genomic DNA includes:
- the LOC123050020 gene encoding FCS-Like Zinc finger 1 translates to MEIYGDLEAGCLSHSVSPIKPASPPRKAGPGRLFCDPCDDAGELLGHHHYLDICFSCRKLLAGNKDIFMYRGDTPFCSEECRQEQIEIDEAREKRSNQTGRAEEQRQRQQQKQSTPRIPVWAW